The following proteins are encoded in a genomic region of Vibrio spartinae:
- a CDS encoding 4Fe-4S dicluster domain-containing protein codes for MKKFVVADPKKCIGCQTCMAACSDVHQKVGLQSHPRLTVVKNNDTTVPVMCRHCEDAPCATVCPVQAITKEADRIFLNESICVGCTLCAVACPFGAIALDGSRPVSHANSYDTYIPSTPRSSNPSTSVPQTFGHDLLAWEPGVKSIAVKCDLCEFREDGPACMEVCPTGAIVLVSDEATERSRKLKREVTANSSPTVDMEK; via the coding sequence ATGAAAAAATTTGTAGTTGCCGATCCTAAGAAGTGTATCGGATGTCAAACATGCATGGCTGCCTGTTCTGATGTTCACCAGAAAGTCGGATTGCAAAGTCACCCGCGTCTGACTGTGGTGAAAAATAACGATACAACGGTTCCGGTCATGTGTCGTCATTGTGAAGATGCACCGTGCGCAACGGTCTGTCCGGTACAGGCAATCACCAAAGAAGCTGACCGGATATTTCTGAATGAATCCATTTGTGTCGGGTGTACATTGTGCGCAGTGGCTTGTCCGTTTGGTGCGATTGCACTGGATGGGAGTCGTCCGGTTTCTCATGCCAATAGTTATGACACATATATACCGTCAACACCACGTTCCAGCAATCCATCGACTTCTGTGCCCCAGACGTTTGGGCATGATCTCTTGGCTTGGGAACCGGGGGTTAAAAGTATCGCGGTGAAATGTGACTTATGTGAATTCAGAGAGGATGGACCCGCCTGTATGGAAGTCTGTCCGACCGGGGCAATTGTGTTGGTGAGTGACGAAGCAACGGAGCGTTCCCGCAAGCTCAAGCGAGAAGTGACGGCCAACAGCTCACCGACTGTGGATATGGAGAAATAA